From the Catharus ustulatus isolate bCatUst1 unplaced genomic scaffold, bCatUst1.pri.v2 scaffold_62_arrow_ctg1, whole genome shotgun sequence genome, one window contains:
- the QPRT gene encoding nicotinate-nucleotide pyrophosphorylase [carboxylating], with translation MALVTMSGESVAVDIVMVAMKVVTLRVVAIWFPWTMSHSPSARSPPAQGWAPPPPPHRLRSLARSWLDEDAPWPDAAVATVGDCATRAQLLSKGGGDSGGVLAGAPFAEAVFGVSGCRVIWRVPEGAALPPGRVLVAEVEGPAAGVLGGERVALNILGRCSGVASMAARAVGVARAQGWAGVVGGTRKTTPGFRLAEKYALGVGGADPHRGGLGGLLLLKDNHRALAAAAGGLEQMILGVRRAGGFTRRLGVECSSVDEALEAAGAGADIVLLDNLAPQDLHAAAAQVKAAYPGVTVEASGGIVLGTLPQFLGPHIDVVSMGCLTHSAPALDFALRVLEP, from the exons ATGGCTCTGGTGACCATGAGTGGGGAGTCTGTGGCCGTGGACATTGTGATGGTGGCCATGAAGGTGGTGACCCTCAGGGTGGTGGCCATTTG GTTCCCCTGGACCATGTCCCACTCGCCCTCGGCTCGCTcgcccccagcccagggctgggcccccccgccgcccccgcacCGCCTGCGCTCCCTAGCGCGCTCCTGGCTGGACGAGGACGCGCCCTGGCCGGACGCGGCGGTGGCGACCGTGGGGGACTGCGCGACCCGAGCGCAGCTGCTCAGCAAGGGCGGGGGCGACTCGGGGGGTGTCCTGGCGGGGGCCCCCTTCGCCGAGGCCGTTTTCGGGGTGTCGGGGTGCCGGGTCATCTGGAGGGTGCCCGAGGGGGCGGCGCTGCCCCCCGGGCGGGTGTTGGTGGCCGAGGTGGAGGGTCCGGCCGCgggggtgctgggaggggagagggtCGCCCTCAATATTTTGGGGCGCTGCAGCGGGGTGGCCTCGATGGCCgccagggctgtgggggtggcccgggcacagggatgggcGGGGGTCGTGGGGGGCACCCGAAAAACCACGCCCGGCTTCCGCTTGGCGGAGAAATACGCgctgggggtggggggcgcTGACCCCCAccggggaggtttggggggacTCCTCCTCCTCAAGGACAATCACCGAGcgctggcggcggcagcaggggGGCTCGAGCAG atgattttgggggtgcgccgggccgggggcttcACCCGCCGATTGGGAGTCGAGTGCTCGAGTGTGGATGAGGCgctggaggctgctggggctggggctgacaTCGTCCTGCTGGACAACCTGGccccccag GACCTGCATGCGGCGGCGGCGCAGGTCAAGGCCGCGTATCCCGGAGTGACGGTGGAGGCCAGCGGGGGCATCGTTTTGGGGACCCTGCCTCAGTTTTTGGGGCCCCACATCGACGTGGTGTCCATGGGGTGTCTGACCCACAGTGCCCCTGCCCTGGACTTTGCACTGCGGGTGCTGGAACCCTAA